Proteins co-encoded in one Streptosporangiales bacterium genomic window:
- a CDS encoding ferritin — protein MRGAKDKKASSFIDLLHEQVKHEFGAHQQYLAVAVWFDDQDLPRMAAHFYRQALEERNHAMMIVQYFLDQGIRVGIPGVDEVRTDFANAREPVELALDQEKQVTAQFIALAKAARDEGDYVGEQFLQWFLKEQVEEVAQMDTLLNIVDRAGDNLFHVEDYLVREQVGDDGGNQAQPTAAGGAL, from the coding sequence ATGCGTGGAGCCAAGGACAAGAAGGCGTCGTCGTTCATCGACCTTCTGCACGAGCAGGTGAAGCACGAGTTCGGCGCGCACCAGCAGTACCTCGCCGTGGCCGTGTGGTTCGACGACCAGGATCTGCCCAGGATGGCCGCCCACTTCTACCGGCAGGCGCTCGAGGAGCGCAACCACGCGATGATGATCGTGCAGTACTTCCTCGACCAGGGGATCCGGGTGGGCATCCCGGGGGTCGACGAGGTACGCACCGACTTCGCCAACGCGCGGGAGCCCGTCGAGCTGGCGCTCGACCAGGAGAAGCAGGTCACCGCCCAGTTCATCGCGCTGGCCAAGGCCGCGCGCGACGAGGGCGACTACGTCGGTGAACAGTTCCTCCAGTGGTTCCTCAAGGAGCAGGTGGAGGAGGTGGCCCAGATGGACACGCTGCTGAACATCGTCGACCGGGCCGGTGACAACCTCTTCCACGTCGAGGACTACCTCGTCAGGGAGCAGGTCGGCGACGACGGGGGCAACCAGGCGCAGCCAACCGCCGCCGGCGGGGCGCTCTGA